A genomic window from Triticum urartu cultivar G1812 chromosome 7, Tu2.1, whole genome shotgun sequence includes:
- the LOC125519621 gene encoding probable disease resistance RPP8-like protein 2, with amino-acid sequence MADAIVGPLLSKLQAVAVTEGKALAAVGNEIDRLLGNRDDTDLEENQQAVPIRKDEEKELHDLLLVKNESRVIYVVGESGIGKRYLAEKAYKNETIKKNFEVCMWVSFPQDTNNITDQVERKLEDECSKLQPSGKNIDQVKYLVVVDCQMSSTILEAQNWLKAGREGSKIVLTATSSPCADDIVELRCLPKDTSEKLFNRILGLRGRRMSNYKTEMMDTIRKDIEKITKGLPLAVVLLAKLMRTMDYSKWEAASKYLKENNQDDLLMTIVSMSIDDLPKEHRSCLLYTAGFPERSTIDAGQLVRLWAAEGFLIQQPGVEQEELGQRYLKEFIFRGLMQLVKKKADVVESVAIHDQVYEILRSEAQRIGLMETHYGGGYAPATVSAKRLALNNNKMPYKTKVLWKVRTVLSHGAQGIMGGAKLPSGAHDAKLIEGSQEFKEASNQLLKESSSHDAQAGPQEFKEGLRQLLKQSTFLRVISLEGINIGEKLPTRIGDMLHLQYLSVRCSSLTTVPDTIGKLKKLQTMDVRGTQVKILPMSFWKIKTLRHVLGNRDLRFHGYCQASEDVVDDGLSVHVTIKEHVDNMHISRRNLWVLVTTTLFRLLSSSNGYCWNKMLGSNEFGSPEVEWSSGLPIRIRIWPSARKPMESVDLRGHGDGDAAYVDLYGVILVLKNCDEIHVVQTVEVHKKRDHVNLSSSSEWSFQMQILSREAIIIRSQQDKVHNRQCDTSQLKLVSF; translated from the exons TCGGAAACAGGGACGACACAGACTTGGAGGAGAACCAACAGGCTGTGCCAATACGCAAGGACGAAGAAAAGGAATTGCATGACCTCCTCCTTGTCAAAAATGAAAGCCGTGTGATTTATGTGGTTGGAGAGAGTGGTATCGGGAAAAGGTATCTGGCAGAGAAAGCATACAAAAATGAAACCATTAAGAAGAATTTCGAGGTATGTATGTGGGTGAGCTTTCCACAAGACACCAATAACATCACTGATCAAGTAGAAAGAAAGCTGGAAGATGAGTGCTCCAAGCTACAACCTAGCGGGAAGAATATAGACCAAGTGAAGTACTTGGTTGTGGTAGATTGCCAAATGAGCAGCACCATACTCGAGGCACAGAATTGGCTCAAGGCCGGCAGAGAAGGTAGCAAGATTGTGCTGACAGCGACGTCCAGTCCCTGTGCTGATGACATCGTTGAGCTTCGTTGTCTACCCAAAGATACGAGCGAGAAGTTGTTCAACAGGATCCTGGGCCTCCGGGGGCGCCGGATGAGTAATTACAAGACAGAAATGATGGATACGATCCGTAAAGACATTGAAAAGATAACCAAGGGACTACCACTGGCGGTGGTTCTTCTTGCCAAGCTCATGAGGACAATGGACTACAGCAAGTGGGAGGCAGCATCCAAGTACCTCAAGGAGAACAACCAAGACGACCTGCTCATGACCATAGTGTCCATGAGCATCGATGACCTCCCCAAAGAACACAGGTCGTGCTTGCTCTACACGGCAGGCTTCCCGGAGCGCAGCACGATCGATGCTGGCCAACTAGTGCGCCTCTGGGCGGCGGAGGGCTTCCTAATTCAGCAGCCTGGGGTGGAACAAGAAGAGCTGGGCCAGCGCTACCTCAAGGAGTTTATCTTCCGAGGCCTTATGCAGCTGGTGAAGAAGAAAGCAGACGTCGTGGAATCAGTAGCTATTCATGACCAGGTCTATGAGATTCTCAGGTCCGAGGCACAGCGCATTGGCCTCATGGAAACGCACTATGGTGGTGGGTATGCCCCTGCCACAGTCAGCGCGAAGCGCCTAGCTCTCAACAACAACAAAATGCCGTACAAAACAAAGGTGCTTTGGAAGGTGAGAACCGTGTTGTCCCATGGTGCACAAGGCATTATGGGAGGTGCCAAGCTGCCCAGTGGAGCTCATGATGCCAAGCTCATCGAAG GGTCACAAGAATTCAAGGAAGCCTCCAACCAGCTGCTCAAGGAATCCAGCTCCCATGATGCACAAG CAGGACCACAGGAGTTCAAGGAAGGCTTGAGGCAGTTGCTCAAGCAATCCACATTCCTTCGCGTCATCAGCCTAGAGGGCATCAACATTGGTGAGAAGCTGCCAACTCGAATCGGGGACATGCTGCACCTACAGTACCTCAGTGTCCGGTGCTCGAGCTTGACAACGGTGCCAGACACCATCGGCAAACTGAAGAAGCTCCAGACAATGGATGTGAGAGGGACGCAGGTGAAAATTTTGCCCATGTCTTTCTGGAAAATCAAAACATTGCGCCATGTTCTAGGCAACCGCGATCTCCGGTTCCATGGGTATTGCCAAGCATCTGAAGATGTTGTCGACGATGGGTTAAGCGTGCATGTGACAATTAAAGAGCATGTTGATAACATGCACATCTCCCGTAGGAACTTGTGGGTGCTTGTTACTA CAACGCTGTTTAGGTTGCTGAGCTCAAGCAACGGGTACTGCTGGAATAAGATGTTGGGGAGCAATGAGTTTGGCTCGCCGGAGGTGGAGTGGTCGAGCGGGCTCCCCATTAGGATTAGGATTTGGCCGTCGGCGAGGAAGCCAATGGAATCAGTTGACTTGAGAGGGCACGGCGATGGTGACGCTGCGTATGTGGACC TGTATGGTGTAATTCTTGTTCTGAAGAATTGCGACGAAATTCATGTGGTACAAACTGTTGAAGTTCACAAAAAACGAGACCATGTAAATCTCAGCTCCTCCTCTGAATGGAGCTTCCAGATGCAAATTCTGTCCAGGGAGGCGATCATCATCAGAAGTCAGCAGGATAAAGTGCACAACCGTCAATGCGACACCAGTCAGCTGAAACTGGTGTCGTTCTAG